The genomic stretch GGCTATCAATTCAAAACAAAATATTAGGAGTAGAAATATAAGTGAAGTTAATGAGCAAGCATGAAGAGGGTGATTTAATCAAGGAACTTTTTTTTACCACAAAACAGTTGAGAGCTTTTATCGCAAAAGATCTTAGAAAACTTGATATAGGATTTGAACAAGCTGGTATATTGTTTTTACTGGGATCTAGGGGGGCTTTGAGTATTAGTGAAATTGCACAATTCTTCGAAAAGGATAAAGCGACAATTTCTAGAACAATCAAGGCATTGGAACATAAAATGTTTGTCAAAAAGCAACAAGTGCCTGAAGACAAAAGAAGTAATCATATCAAACTCACCCAACTTGGCTTAGCCAAAATCGGGCAATTAGAAGGACAAAAAGAATTCTTGCTCAAAAAAATAAAAAGTGCAATCACAGCTCAAGAAAAGCAAATCTTTGTCTCTACTTTACGTAAAATTTTGGAAGTTATTAAATGAAAAAGTATCTTACCTTTTTATTTTTGCCTATTTTTATTTTTGCTAAACCTATTGCAGTAAATACAATTATTTTAAAGACAGGTTCCTTACAACAAGAGGAAAATTTTTTAGGCAATGTAGTTTTTAATGAATTTGCAAATATTGCATCTCAGTCAAGAGGCATAGTAGAAGAGGTATATTTTAGAATAGGGCAAAAAGTAAAAAAGGGAGAAAAGCTACTAAGCCTAAATGAAGAGTTTTTGCAAAAAGACATTATTATTAAACAATCAAAACTAGATCAAGCTCGTTATATATTAGAAAATAAAAAAAAGGAGCTTGAGCGCTATAAGAATCTTTTAGAAAGTCAATCCATTCCCCTACAACAATATGAAAATATTGAATATGATGTAAAATCCCAAGAAGCAAATATTTTAGCCCTTCAAGCAGAACTAGATATGTCTATTTTAGATCTAGGATATAAGACTATTTATGCGCCATTTGATGGAATTATTGTTGAACAAAAGGTGCATAAAGGGGAGTGGGTTAATACTGGGGAAGTGATTTGCCAGATTCTTGACACAAAAAATATTGAAGTGATTGCAGATGTTCCAAGTTTTATGATTAATCACTTAGCATTGGATCAAAAAGTCAAAGTAAGTATTAATAATAAAACCTATAACGGTAGCATTGTTGCCCTTATTCCAAAGGCTGATATCAGCTCAAGAAATTTTCCAGCATATATCAAAATTGCAAGCAATGAAATGCTTCTTGATGGAATGTCTGCTTCAATTAGATTAAATGTTGGAAAGCAAAACACTGGTTTTTTAATTCCTCGCGATAGCATTGTGCAGCACAAAGGGAGATCTAGTGTATTTGTCGTGCGTGGCAATAAGGCTGTTTGGATCCCTGTTGAAATTCTATCCATCAATAGAAACAATGCTCTTGTAAAGGGAGAAATGAAAGCAGGGGAAAAGCTTGTATCCAGAGGACAAGATAGACTTGAGGATGGAAGTGAAGTAAAAGAGATTCAATGAAAAGTTGGATTAAATATTGTCTTCTTAACCCCGTTGTAGTTTTTGTTTGTAGCGTCTTCCTAGTTTTATTTGGACTTATGGCTTTAGACAAAATGCCCTATCAGCTTTTACCACAAATTTCAAGACCCGTGATTAGTGTCTATACATCTTGGAAGGGAGCCCCTCCTTATGAAATTGAAAAAGAAATCACTGATAAGCAAGAAAAATATCTAAAAAATATTCCTGGACTTTTAAGCCTTACTTCAAATTCAAGACAAGGAATGTCTTCTATTACCCTGGAGTTTGATATTAATACAGATATGAAAACTGCTCTTTTAAATGTAAGCTCCAAACTTGATGAGGTGAGAGGGTATCCATCTGATGTGAGCAAACCAATCATAAAAACAACAGGAGAAAATGTTCCTATATCAATCTATCTTTTTGCAAAAACCCTTGATGTTAATGAAGACATCAACCATTACAAAAGTTATATTGCTGATGATATTATCAAATATTATGAAAGAATTGATGGGGTGGGGGAAGTTTATGTAAGCGGGGGAGTAAATGAACAAGTTTTTATTACACTAGATACACAAAAACTTGCTTTTTATCACATTACTATTGATGAGGTTATCTCAAGCATAAAAAAACAAAATCTAAATATTTCAGCTGGAAATATGGATTTTGCACAGCGTAATTACAGAATCTCTACAATAGGA from Helicobacter sp. 'house sparrow 1' encodes the following:
- a CDS encoding efflux RND transporter periplasmic adaptor subunit, which codes for MKKYLTFLFLPIFIFAKPIAVNTIILKTGSLQQEENFLGNVVFNEFANIASQSRGIVEEVYFRIGQKVKKGEKLLSLNEEFLQKDIIIKQSKLDQARYILENKKKELERYKNLLESQSIPLQQYENIEYDVKSQEANILALQAELDMSILDLGYKTIYAPFDGIIVEQKVHKGEWVNTGEVICQILDTKNIEVIADVPSFMINHLALDQKVKVSINNKTYNGSIVALIPKADISSRNFPAYIKIASNEMLLDGMSASIRLNVGKQNTGFLIPRDSIVQHKGRSSVFVVRGNKAVWIPVEILSINRNNALVKGEMKAGEKLVSRGQDRLEDGSEVKEIQ
- a CDS encoding MarR family winged helix-turn-helix transcriptional regulator, with the translated sequence MSKHEEGDLIKELFFTTKQLRAFIAKDLRKLDIGFEQAGILFLLGSRGALSISEIAQFFEKDKATISRTIKALEHKMFVKKQQVPEDKRSNHIKLTQLGLAKIGQLEGQKEFLLKKIKSAITAQEKQIFVSTLRKILEVIK